The following proteins are encoded in a genomic region of Arthrobacter jiangjiafuii:
- a CDS encoding 1,4-dihydroxy-2-naphthoyl-CoA synthase, which produces MSIELPEQVSDIFDPQQWRLVSGFEDLQDMTYHRQVERAADGGIVRDLPTVRIAFNRPEVRNAFRPGTVDELYRAMDHARMTPDVATVLLTGNGPSAKDGGHSFCSGGDQRIRGRDGYRYAEGETRETIDPARAGRLHILEVQRLMRTMPKVVIAVVNGWAAGGGHSLHVVSDLTIASRQHGKFKQTDATVGSFDAGYGSALLARQIGQKKAREIFFLAREYSAEDMVAMGAVNEAVDHENLEKVALEYAADIARQSPQAIRMLKFAFNLADDGLAGQQVFAGEATRLAYMTDEAVEGKEAFLEKRDPDWSSFPYYF; this is translated from the coding sequence GTGAGCATAGAACTTCCAGAACAGGTGTCCGATATTTTCGACCCGCAGCAGTGGCGTCTTGTCTCCGGGTTTGAGGACCTGCAGGACATGACCTACCACCGTCAGGTGGAGCGCGCGGCCGACGGCGGCATCGTGCGCGATTTGCCGACGGTACGCATCGCGTTCAACCGTCCGGAAGTCCGCAACGCGTTCCGGCCGGGCACCGTGGACGAGCTGTACCGGGCCATGGACCACGCCCGGATGACCCCCGACGTCGCCACCGTCCTGCTCACCGGCAACGGCCCCTCCGCCAAGGACGGCGGGCATTCCTTCTGCTCCGGCGGCGACCAGCGGATCCGCGGCCGCGACGGCTACCGCTATGCGGAGGGGGAAACCCGCGAAACCATCGATCCGGCCCGGGCCGGGCGGCTGCACATCCTGGAGGTGCAGCGCCTGATGCGGACCATGCCCAAGGTGGTTATCGCCGTCGTCAATGGTTGGGCCGCCGGCGGCGGGCACAGCCTGCACGTGGTCTCGGACCTGACCATCGCCTCCCGCCAGCACGGCAAGTTCAAGCAGACCGATGCCACGGTGGGCAGTTTCGACGCCGGCTACGGGTCAGCGCTGCTGGCCCGGCAGATCGGGCAGAAAAAGGCCCGCGAGATCTTCTTCCTCGCCCGGGAATACTCCGCCGAGGACATGGTGGCCATGGGCGCCGTGAACGAGGCAGTGGACCACGAGAACCTGGAGAAGGTGGCGCTGGAATACGCCGCGGACATCGCCCGGCAGTCCCCGCAGGCCATCCGGATGCTGAAATTCGCCTTCAACCTGGCCGACGACGGCCTGGCCGGCCAGCAGGTCTTCGCCGGCGAAGCGACCCGGCTGGCCTACATGACGGACGAAGCGGTGGAGGGCAAGGAAGCCTTCCTCGAAAAACGGGACCCCGACTGGTCCTCCTTCCCCTACTACTTCTAG
- a CDS encoding cytochrome c biogenesis CcdA family protein: MLLAIPVAALAGLVSFLSPCVLPLVPGYLGYVTGLTGVDLQKQRRGRMLAGIGLFVLGFSVVFVIIGAGVGQLGGWLRGSEQEWISQALGAAIIVLGIVFMGGLSWFQRDRKIAARPPAGLWGAPLLGVTFGLGWAPCLGPTLSAVQLLSFSGDDASAAKGAFLTFIYCLGLGLPFLLIALGFRRGMGALGVFRRHRLALQRFGGGMLIALGLLMVTGVWNIWINELQGWLDSVTLPI; the protein is encoded by the coding sequence ATGCTGCTGGCCATTCCGGTCGCAGCCCTGGCCGGCCTGGTCTCCTTCCTTTCACCGTGCGTGCTGCCCCTGGTTCCGGGTTACCTGGGCTACGTCACCGGGCTGACCGGCGTCGACCTGCAGAAGCAGCGCCGCGGGCGGATGCTCGCCGGGATCGGCCTGTTCGTGCTGGGCTTCTCCGTAGTCTTCGTCATCATCGGTGCCGGCGTGGGTCAGCTGGGAGGCTGGCTGCGCGGTTCCGAGCAGGAGTGGATTTCCCAGGCCCTGGGTGCGGCGATCATCGTTCTCGGGATTGTCTTCATGGGCGGCCTGAGCTGGTTCCAGCGGGACCGGAAAATTGCGGCCCGCCCGCCGGCCGGGCTGTGGGGAGCGCCGCTGCTGGGGGTCACCTTCGGCCTGGGCTGGGCGCCGTGCCTGGGACCCACCCTGTCGGCAGTGCAGCTGCTTTCCTTCTCCGGCGACGATGCCAGTGCAGCCAAGGGTGCCTTCCTGACCTTCATCTACTGCCTCGGGCTGGGGCTGCCGTTCCTGCTCATCGCCTTGGGTTTCCGCCGGGGAATGGGCGCCCTGGGCGTCTTCCGCCGCCACCGGCTGGCCCTGCAGCGCTTCGGCGGAGGCATGCTGATTGCCCTGGGCCTGCTGATGGTCACGGGTGTCTGGAACATCTGGATCAACGAACTCCAAGGTTGGTTGGATAGTGTGACCCTGCCGATCTGA
- the resB gene encoding cytochrome c biogenesis protein ResB, with product MTDAEHNGDRSAAAGQSGASGKGRTGRKARAAAGDVQLPLLGPLGLLRWAWTQLTSMRTALFLLLLLAVAAVPGSLFPQRPANPAVVTQYLKDNPDTGPWLDRFQLFDVYSSVWFSAIYLLLFISLIGCVIPRAKAHYRAMRSKPPRTPKRLSRLPEYGTLAIPASSGLTALTAAEEAAKLLRKRGYRVDVRDRDTDRPSVGAERGFAKEVGNLLFHTALIGVLVSIAVGGLFGYSGQKVVVEGESFVNTLVGYDSFKPGTSFTEDQLAPYSLTLDEFNVEFDRKSETHYGQPLDFAATMTVKESPDAEEHTETLKVNDPLTIGGSRVYLVGNGYAPVVTVRDGDGNIALQGPVVSVPSDGMYTSLMVIKAPDAKPDQLGFVGFFLPTAMLDEEGVSFSGDPDPFNPQLNLNAYYGDLGLDEGVPSNVYVLDTENLTEINSRNLDEGGIVLGANQTYELPEGKGSISFDGLKRYAALDIHYDPAKIWVLTFAVISLAGLSASLFLARRRVWVRTGTHADGRIMVEYGLLARGEDQRLASEATAIRGLLEKQWLAGSGAVEDNGAGEASAPGTGEQTKDRDAEPGASAADSSAAQKKETGKDS from the coding sequence ATGACCGATGCCGAGCACAACGGCGACCGTTCCGCGGCCGCCGGCCAGTCCGGCGCGTCCGGCAAGGGACGCACCGGCCGCAAGGCCCGCGCCGCTGCCGGGGACGTCCAGCTGCCCTTGCTCGGCCCGCTCGGGCTGCTGCGCTGGGCCTGGACCCAGCTCACCAGCATGCGCACGGCACTGTTCCTGCTGCTGTTGCTGGCCGTCGCCGCGGTCCCCGGTTCGCTGTTTCCGCAGCGCCCGGCCAACCCCGCCGTCGTCACCCAATACCTCAAGGACAACCCGGATACCGGGCCCTGGCTTGACCGGTTCCAGCTGTTCGACGTGTATTCCTCTGTCTGGTTCTCCGCCATCTACCTGCTGCTGTTCATATCCCTGATCGGCTGCGTCATTCCGCGGGCCAAGGCCCACTACCGGGCCATGCGGTCCAAACCGCCGCGCACCCCAAAGCGCCTGTCCCGGCTGCCCGAGTACGGCACCCTGGCCATCCCGGCGTCGTCGGGCCTTACCGCCCTCACCGCCGCCGAGGAAGCCGCCAAACTGCTGCGCAAGCGCGGCTACCGGGTGGATGTCCGGGACCGCGACACCGACCGGCCCTCCGTCGGTGCCGAGCGCGGCTTCGCCAAGGAAGTTGGCAACCTTCTCTTCCACACCGCGCTGATCGGCGTCCTGGTCTCCATCGCCGTCGGCGGGCTCTTTGGCTACAGCGGGCAGAAGGTGGTGGTGGAGGGCGAGTCCTTCGTCAACACCCTGGTCGGCTACGACTCCTTCAAGCCGGGTACCAGTTTCACCGAGGACCAGCTCGCCCCGTACTCCCTGACCCTGGACGAGTTCAACGTCGAATTCGACCGGAAATCGGAGACCCACTACGGCCAGCCGCTGGACTTCGCGGCCACCATGACCGTGAAGGAGAGCCCCGACGCCGAGGAACACACCGAAACCCTGAAGGTCAACGATCCGCTGACCATCGGCGGCAGCCGCGTCTACCTCGTCGGCAACGGTTACGCCCCGGTTGTCACGGTGCGCGACGGCGACGGCAACATTGCGCTGCAGGGGCCGGTGGTCTCCGTCCCCAGCGACGGCATGTACACCTCGCTGATGGTGATCAAGGCCCCGGACGCGAAGCCGGACCAGCTCGGTTTCGTGGGCTTCTTCCTGCCCACCGCCATGCTGGACGAGGAGGGCGTTTCCTTCTCCGGCGACCCGGATCCGTTCAACCCGCAGCTGAACCTCAATGCCTATTACGGCGACCTCGGGCTCGACGAGGGCGTGCCGAGCAACGTCTACGTGCTCGACACCGAGAACCTGACCGAGATCAACAGCCGCAACCTGGACGAGGGCGGCATTGTCCTGGGCGCCAACCAGACCTACGAGCTGCCCGAGGGCAAGGGCTCCATCTCCTTCGACGGACTGAAGCGGTACGCGGCCCTGGACATCCACTACGACCCGGCGAAAATCTGGGTCCTCACGTTCGCCGTCATCTCGCTCGCGGGCCTGTCCGCCTCGCTGTTCCTGGCCCGGCGCCGCGTCTGGGTCCGGACCGGAACCCATGCCGACGGCCGGATCATGGTCGAATACGGGCTGCTGGCCCGCGGCGAGGACCAGCGCCTGGCCAGCGAGGCCACGGCCATCCGCGGCCTGCTGGAAAAGCAGTGGTTGGCGGGCTCCGGCGCAGTGGAGGACAATGGCGCGGGGGAAGCATCAGCTCCGGGCACCGGAGAGCAGACGAAAGACCGGGACGCAGAGCCCGGCGCATCAGCAGCGGACAGCAGTGCCGCGCAGAAGAAGGAAACAGGTAAGGACTCGTAA
- a CDS encoding 1,4-dihydroxy-2-naphthoate polyprenyltransferase: MATAAQWLEGARPRTLPMAVAPVLIGTAAAYDLGSFKPLNAVLAAVVAVLLQVGVNYANDYSDGIRGTDDNRVGPLRLTGSRAASPEQVKYAAFGCFGAAMAAGLALIILSSSWFLILVGVGCIAAAWGYTGGRNPYGYMGLGDVFVFVFFGLVATLGTTYTQAGQVSVPALIGAVGTGLIAMALLMANNVRDIPTDREAGKRTLAVRLGDEAARISYVMMLALAILLPLFLAADYPWVLLVLLLLPACLMPSWLMLKGKKRRSLIPVLKQTGLINLGFAVLFSLGLVLTRLLA, from the coding sequence GTGGCTACAGCCGCGCAGTGGTTAGAAGGAGCCCGCCCCCGCACTCTGCCGATGGCGGTGGCGCCGGTGCTTATCGGTACGGCGGCAGCCTACGACCTGGGATCCTTCAAGCCCCTGAACGCAGTGCTGGCGGCCGTGGTGGCGGTGCTGCTGCAGGTGGGCGTCAACTACGCCAATGACTACTCCGACGGGATCCGCGGAACGGACGACAACCGGGTGGGCCCGCTGCGGCTGACCGGGTCCAGGGCCGCGAGCCCCGAACAGGTCAAATACGCCGCGTTCGGCTGCTTCGGGGCTGCCATGGCCGCTGGCCTGGCCCTGATCATCCTGTCCTCGAGCTGGTTCCTGATCCTGGTGGGCGTTGGCTGCATCGCGGCGGCCTGGGGCTACACCGGAGGCCGGAACCCGTACGGCTACATGGGCCTGGGCGACGTATTCGTGTTTGTGTTCTTCGGGCTGGTGGCCACTCTGGGCACCACGTACACCCAGGCCGGACAGGTCAGCGTTCCCGCGCTGATCGGCGCGGTGGGGACCGGGCTGATTGCCATGGCCCTGCTGATGGCCAACAACGTCCGGGACATTCCCACCGACCGTGAGGCCGGTAAACGCACCCTGGCCGTGCGGCTGGGCGACGAAGCCGCGCGCATCAGCTACGTCATGATGCTCGCGCTGGCGATCCTGCTGCCGCTTTTCCTGGCCGCTGACTACCCGTGGGTCCTGCTGGTGCTGCTGCTGCTGCCGGCCTGCCTGATGCCCAGCTGGCTCATGCTCAAGGGGAAGAAACGCCGCAGCCTGATCCCGGTGCTGAAGCAGACCGGCCTGATCAACCTGGGCTTTGCCGTGCTGTTCAGCCTCGGCCTGGTGCTGACCCGGCTGCTCGCCTAA
- a CDS encoding PLD nuclease N-terminal domain-containing protein, which yields MPRLVLFGVIIVAAVIIYALIDCIMSRAQEVRSISKIAWLATIILLPVLGALLWFLFGRPMRGPEPKNRQPRHPTAPDDDPEFLRNLEIRRRQQAKEAELKRREAELREREKQSGHKKNDDEKPSA from the coding sequence ATGCCTCGCCTCGTGCTTTTCGGTGTCATCATCGTCGCCGCTGTCATTATTTATGCCCTCATCGACTGCATTATGTCCCGGGCCCAGGAAGTGCGGAGCATCTCGAAGATCGCCTGGCTGGCCACGATCATCCTGCTCCCGGTCCTCGGTGCCCTGCTCTGGTTCCTCTTCGGCCGGCCCATGCGCGGCCCGGAGCCGAAGAACCGCCAGCCCCGGCATCCCACAGCGCCCGACGACGATCCGGAGTTCCTGCGGAACCTCGAGATCCGCCGGCGGCAGCAGGCCAAGGAGGCCGAGCTCAAGCGCCGCGAAGCCGAGCTGCGCGAGCGGGAGAAGCAGTCCGGCCATAAGAAGAACGACGACGAGAAGCCCAGCGCCTAA
- a CDS encoding TlpA family protein disulfide reductase, which produces MPLLAAASGCAVEDPLAAQAKAGDNKNYIAGDGSVTEYAAEARGEAVQFEGTLFDGTAVSATEFAGNVVVLNFWYAACAPCRKEAPDLVELHDQFASEGARFYGVNIRDERNTAEAFERSFKIPYPSFQDKDGGILLAMTQFVPPSAVPTTLVLDREGRVAARILGLADKSTLKALISDALAA; this is translated from the coding sequence ATGCCCCTGCTCGCTGCCGCATCCGGCTGCGCCGTCGAGGATCCGCTGGCGGCCCAGGCCAAGGCCGGCGACAACAAGAACTACATTGCCGGAGACGGCTCAGTCACCGAATATGCTGCGGAAGCGCGCGGTGAAGCGGTGCAGTTCGAGGGCACCCTTTTTGACGGCACCGCCGTCTCCGCAACGGAATTTGCCGGCAACGTGGTGGTCCTGAACTTCTGGTACGCGGCCTGCGCGCCCTGCCGCAAGGAAGCACCGGACCTCGTGGAACTCCATGACCAGTTCGCTTCCGAAGGCGCCCGCTTCTACGGGGTGAACATCCGCGACGAGCGGAACACCGCCGAAGCCTTCGAACGGTCCTTCAAGATTCCGTATCCGTCCTTCCAAGACAAGGACGGCGGGATCCTGCTCGCGATGACGCAGTTCGTGCCGCCGTCTGCCGTTCCCACCACGCTGGTCCTGGACCGCGAAGGCCGCGTGGCCGCCCGCATCCTGGGCCTGGCGGACAAGAGCACCCTGAAGGCGCTCATCAGCGACGCGCTGGCGGCATAA
- a CDS encoding YceI family protein: MIPSGLTTGTWNFDASHSEVGFTVRHAGISKVRGNFDDVSAVMNVGASLEDSAINAVIKSASFNSNDANRDGHVKGADFFDVEQFPELTFVATGIEGSGETYKVSGDLTIKGTTRPVVLDTEFNGVAVDPFGATRAGFSGSTVISRKDFGLTWNAALETGGVLVGDKVTINVDAAFVAA; encoded by the coding sequence ATGATCCCCAGCGGACTCACCACCGGTACCTGGAACTTCGACGCATCGCACAGCGAGGTGGGCTTCACAGTCCGTCACGCCGGCATCAGCAAGGTCCGCGGCAACTTTGACGACGTCAGCGCCGTCATGAACGTCGGCGCCTCCCTTGAGGATTCGGCCATCAACGCCGTCATCAAGTCCGCTTCCTTCAACTCCAACGATGCCAACCGCGACGGCCACGTCAAGGGCGCCGACTTCTTCGACGTCGAGCAGTTCCCGGAACTGACCTTCGTCGCCACCGGCATCGAGGGCTCGGGCGAAACCTACAAGGTCTCCGGTGACCTGACGATCAAGGGCACCACCCGCCCGGTCGTCCTGGACACCGAGTTCAACGGTGTGGCCGTGGATCCCTTCGGCGCCACCCGCGCAGGCTTCTCCGGCTCCACCGTGATCAGCCGCAAGGACTTCGGCCTGACCTGGAACGCAGCCCTGGAAACCGGCGGTGTCCTGGTCGGCGACAAGGTGACCATCAATGTCGACGCCGCGTTCGTGGCGGCATAG
- the ccsB gene encoding c-type cytochrome biogenesis protein CcsB, which translates to MPDIDYTLAEYSELFMLLAAFAYTVAFLAFTWDLAQSSKTIQAVESKLTQQGSEQVQAMAGAPARSAGADTYLADGNVRGWDDNGNRVAQTADASMGYVGARRNTARVGVALTVLGALIHAAAVISRGLAAHRVPWGNMYEFCTTGALVVAVVFLLVLLRRDLRFLGTFVLGLVLVMMMVATIGFPTPVAHLIPALQSYWLIIHVSVAVIASALFTLTFAMSVLQLLQADRETKIRAGGTSKLGFLRIVPSAQSLENFAYRINAVAFVLWTFTLMAGSVWAEQAWGRYWGWDTKEVWTFVIWVVYAGYLHARATRGWTGTRAAWLSIVGYLCVIFNFTIVNVFFAGLHSYSGV; encoded by the coding sequence ATGCCCGACATTGACTACACCCTCGCTGAGTACAGCGAGCTGTTCATGCTGCTGGCCGCGTTCGCCTATACGGTGGCGTTCCTTGCCTTCACCTGGGACCTCGCCCAGAGCAGCAAAACCATCCAGGCGGTGGAGTCCAAACTGACGCAGCAGGGCTCCGAGCAGGTCCAGGCCATGGCCGGCGCCCCGGCCCGCTCCGCCGGTGCCGACACCTACCTGGCCGACGGCAACGTCCGTGGCTGGGATGACAACGGCAACCGCGTGGCCCAGACCGCCGACGCCTCCATGGGCTACGTCGGCGCCCGCCGGAACACTGCACGTGTGGGCGTGGCCCTGACGGTCCTGGGTGCCCTCATCCACGCTGCCGCCGTCATCTCCCGCGGCCTCGCGGCGCACCGCGTGCCCTGGGGCAACATGTACGAGTTCTGCACCACCGGCGCCCTGGTGGTGGCAGTGGTCTTCCTGCTGGTGCTGCTGCGCCGCGACCTGCGCTTCCTGGGCACCTTCGTGCTGGGCCTGGTGCTGGTCATGATGATGGTTGCCACCATCGGGTTCCCCACTCCGGTGGCGCACCTGATCCCGGCCCTGCAGAGCTACTGGCTCATCATCCACGTTTCGGTGGCAGTCATTGCCTCCGCACTGTTTACCCTCACCTTCGCCATGTCCGTGCTGCAGCTGCTGCAGGCAGACCGGGAAACCAAGATCCGCGCCGGCGGCACCTCCAAGCTGGGCTTCCTGCGGATTGTTCCCTCGGCCCAGAGCCTGGAGAACTTCGCCTACCGGATCAACGCCGTCGCCTTCGTGCTGTGGACCTTTACCCTGATGGCCGGCTCGGTGTGGGCCGAGCAGGCCTGGGGCCGGTACTGGGGCTGGGACACCAAGGAAGTCTGGACCTTCGTGATCTGGGTGGTCTACGCCGGTTACCTCCACGCCCGCGCCACCCGCGGCTGGACCGGAACCCGTGCCGCCTGGCTCTCGATCGTGGGCTACCTCTGCGTGATCTTCAACTTCACCATTGTGAACGTCTTCTTCGCCGGCCTGCACAGCTACTCCGGCGTCTAG
- a CDS encoding histidine phosphatase family protein, whose protein sequence is MSRASIHLVRHGEVFNPDGVLYGRLPEFHLSELGQEMARRVAGYFEAQKNDGASLVHLVASPLTRAQETAAPIAAALGLDVVTDERILEATNRFEGLSGVTNRLRNPKYWPLMYNPFKPSWGEPYAAQAERVMTAVHDARRIAVERGGDNAQAILVSHQLPIWVTRLSAEGRKLWHDPRNRECTLTSITTLDFDGDTLLGVRYAEPSADLLPGAANIPGA, encoded by the coding sequence ATGTCGCGTGCCTCGATCCACCTCGTCCGCCATGGAGAAGTTTTCAACCCCGACGGGGTGCTCTATGGACGGCTGCCGGAATTCCATCTCTCCGAGCTGGGCCAGGAGATGGCCCGCAGGGTGGCTGGCTACTTTGAAGCGCAGAAGAACGACGGCGCGTCCCTGGTACATCTGGTTGCCTCTCCGCTGACCCGGGCACAGGAAACCGCGGCGCCGATTGCCGCAGCCCTGGGCCTGGACGTCGTGACCGACGAGCGCATCCTGGAAGCGACAAACCGCTTCGAGGGACTCTCCGGCGTCACCAACCGGCTGCGCAACCCGAAGTACTGGCCGCTGATGTACAACCCGTTCAAGCCCTCCTGGGGCGAGCCGTATGCGGCACAGGCCGAGCGGGTCATGACGGCCGTGCACGACGCCCGGCGCATCGCCGTCGAGCGCGGCGGAGACAATGCCCAGGCCATCCTCGTCAGCCACCAGCTGCCCATCTGGGTAACCCGCCTGTCTGCCGAGGGCCGGAAACTCTGGCATGACCCGCGCAACCGTGAGTGCACCCTGACCTCCATCACCACGCTGGACTTTGACGGCGACACCCTGCTTGGCGTCCGCTACGCCGAACCCTCCGCCGACCTCCTGCCCGGTGCTGCGAACATTCCCGGCGCATAA
- a CDS encoding DUF4229 domain-containing protein, producing MAFWKFTALRLGLVAVFFAACVWLGLGLVLSAIVGAILAWCVTYLFFRDMRDAAARNVQKRFHGDNPPSRNKVELDDAGAEDSMLDAHPNVTIDNDRKPREK from the coding sequence GTGGCTTTCTGGAAATTTACCGCTCTCCGCCTTGGTTTGGTGGCCGTCTTCTTCGCAGCATGTGTCTGGCTGGGCCTGGGCCTGGTGCTCTCGGCGATTGTCGGAGCCATCCTCGCCTGGTGCGTCACGTACCTGTTCTTCCGCGACATGCGCGATGCTGCCGCCCGGAACGTGCAGAAGCGCTTCCACGGCGACAACCCGCCCTCGCGCAACAAGGTGGAACTGGACGACGCCGGTGCCGAGGACAGCATGCTCGACGCCCACCCCAACGTCACCATCGACAACGACCGCAAGCCCCGCGAAAAGTAG
- a CDS encoding AMP-binding protein: protein MELLTVHTPAGFNAEELLAPLAAALAGEGPAVAPHADPHQGFPGELPNDDIALVISTSGSTGTPKQTMLSTDALAASSMATAMALQADGQWLMALPAHYIAGVQVLIRSLYAGTQPVFMDTSGSFSAARFTAAAADMTDRNRFTSLVPTQLHRLLTNPEPETVRVLRRFNAILLGGAPAGAGLLADAAALGINVVTTYGMSETCGGCVYDGVPLPGVDVTVESGALWIAGDILADGYMGQPELTADRFRFNSGKRWFRTDDTGSVADGRVSVSGRLDDVIVSGGIKISAAAVSAAIEQLPEVSEALVLGVDDLEWGAVVGAAVVGSVDPEKVKDIVRSVLGGPAVPKVVLLLEALPLLPNGKTDRVGLRRLLAAAGHTHP from the coding sequence ATGGAACTGCTGACCGTCCACACCCCCGCCGGCTTCAACGCCGAGGAACTGCTGGCCCCGCTGGCCGCAGCCCTCGCCGGTGAAGGCCCCGCGGTGGCACCGCATGCCGACCCGCACCAGGGCTTCCCCGGCGAACTGCCCAACGACGACATAGCCCTGGTCATCAGCACCTCCGGCTCCACCGGCACCCCGAAGCAGACGATGCTCAGCACCGATGCCCTCGCCGCTTCCTCCATGGCCACCGCCATGGCGCTGCAGGCGGACGGCCAGTGGCTGATGGCCCTGCCGGCGCATTACATAGCCGGCGTCCAGGTGCTGATCCGGTCGCTCTACGCAGGAACCCAGCCGGTCTTCATGGACACCTCCGGATCCTTCAGCGCTGCGCGCTTCACCGCCGCGGCGGCGGACATGACGGACCGGAACCGTTTCACCTCCCTGGTGCCCACCCAGCTGCACCGGCTCCTGACTAACCCCGAGCCTGAGACGGTGCGCGTGCTGCGCCGCTTCAACGCGATCCTGCTGGGCGGCGCGCCCGCCGGCGCCGGGCTGCTCGCCGATGCCGCGGCCCTGGGCATCAACGTGGTCACCACCTACGGGATGAGTGAAACCTGCGGCGGCTGCGTGTACGACGGCGTCCCCCTGCCGGGCGTCGATGTCACCGTCGAGTCCGGGGCACTGTGGATCGCCGGGGACATCCTCGCGGACGGCTACATGGGCCAGCCGGAGCTGACCGCCGACCGCTTCCGCTTCAACTCCGGCAAGCGCTGGTTCCGCACGGATGACACGGGCAGCGTGGCCGATGGGCGGGTCAGTGTCTCGGGACGGTTGGACGACGTCATTGTCAGCGGCGGCATCAAGATCTCCGCCGCTGCCGTCTCCGCCGCGATTGAACAGCTGCCGGAGGTCTCCGAGGCCCTGGTCCTGGGCGTGGACGACCTGGAGTGGGGCGCAGTGGTGGGCGCCGCCGTCGTCGGCTCCGTGGACCCGGAAAAGGTGAAGGATATCGTCCGCAGCGTGCTCGGCGGGCCCGCGGTGCCCAAGGTGGTGCTGCTGCTGGAGGCCCTGCCGCTGCTGCCCAACGGCAAAACCGACCGGGTAGGGCTCCGCCGCCTGCTGGCAGCCGCGGGTCATACCCACCCCTGA
- a CDS encoding glutaredoxin family protein: MNISAAGPSPDLLLLTRPGCHLCVAARQVLDRISADLGIPWREQSIEGDDELASRFGEEIPVLLIDGIQRDFWQLDETRIRRLLGH; this comes from the coding sequence ATGAACATTTCGGCCGCCGGCCCCTCTCCGGACCTTCTGCTCCTGACCCGACCGGGCTGCCATCTGTGCGTTGCCGCGCGGCAGGTCCTGGACCGGATCAGCGCCGATCTGGGAATCCCCTGGCGTGAGCAGTCAATTGAGGGGGATGATGAACTGGCCTCTCGCTTCGGCGAGGAAATCCCGGTCCTGCTGATAGACGGAATCCAGCGCGACTTCTGGCAGCTCGACGAAACCCGGATCCGCCGGCTGCTGGGCCATTAA
- a CDS encoding redox-sensing transcriptional repressor Rex — MSISEEPARPAGAAAAHRNIPPASLARLTIYLRALGTMLADGVERVSSDELAEATGVNSPKVRKDLSYLGSYGTRGVGYEVSYLSGHIAAALGLTQNWRVAIVGAGNLGKALAGYPGFGSRGFEVVALLDSDPLVVGQEIGWLRVSPVDVMETVLERTRANMAVLSVPADVAQGLCDRLVACGITSILSFAPVVLQVPDHVQLRKVDMATELQILAYHAQRARVSDIADQARARLAE, encoded by the coding sequence GTGAGCATCTCGGAGGAACCAGCCCGGCCGGCCGGCGCTGCGGCAGCCCACCGGAACATTCCGCCTGCCTCCCTTGCCCGTCTGACCATCTACCTGCGCGCGCTCGGCACCATGCTGGCCGACGGCGTCGAGCGCGTCTCCTCGGATGAACTGGCCGAAGCCACAGGAGTGAATTCGCCCAAAGTCCGCAAGGACCTTTCCTATCTGGGCTCCTACGGCACACGCGGTGTCGGTTACGAGGTGTCGTACCTCAGCGGACATATTGCCGCCGCATTGGGCCTGACGCAGAACTGGCGCGTGGCGATCGTCGGGGCCGGAAACCTGGGCAAGGCCCTGGCCGGCTATCCCGGATTCGGGTCGCGCGGCTTCGAGGTGGTGGCCCTGCTCGACTCCGATCCACTGGTGGTGGGGCAGGAAATCGGCTGGCTGCGGGTCAGCCCCGTCGATGTGATGGAAACCGTGCTTGAACGCACCCGGGCCAACATGGCGGTCCTCTCTGTACCGGCGGATGTGGCCCAGGGCCTGTGCGACAGGCTGGTGGCGTGTGGCATCACCAGCATCCTCAGCTTCGCACCGGTGGTGCTGCAGGTTCCCGACCACGTCCAGCTGCGGAAGGTGGACATGGCTACCGAGCTGCAGATCCTCGCCTACCACGCGCAGCGGGCCCGGGTTTCCGATATCGCGGATCAAGCCAGGGCCCGGCTGGCCGAATAG